Proteins found in one Papio anubis isolate 15944 chromosome 13, Panubis1.0, whole genome shotgun sequence genomic segment:
- the PGAP4 gene encoding transmembrane protein 246, protein MSTSTSPAAMLLRRLRRLSWGSTAVQLFILTVVTFGLLAPLACHRLLHSYFYLRHWHLNQMSQEFLQQSLKEGEAALHYFEELPSANGSVPIVWQATPRPWLVITIITVDRQPGFHYVLQVVSQFHRLLQQCGPQCEGHQLFLCNVERSVSHFDAKLLSKYVPVANRYEGTEDDYGDDPSTNSFEKEKQDYVYCLESSLQTYNPDYVLMVEDDAVPEEQIFPVLEHLLRARFSEPHLRDALYLKLYHPERLQHYINPEPMRILEWVGVGMLLGPLLTWIYMRFASRPGFSWPVMLFFSLYSMGLVELVGRHYFLELRRLSPSLYSVVPASQCCTPAMLFPAPAARRTLTYLSQVYCHKGFGKDMALYSLLRAKGERAYVVEPNLVKHIGLFSSLRYNFHPSLL, encoded by the coding sequence ATGAGCACTTCAACCTCTCCAGCTGCCATGCTCCTCCGGAGGCTGCGGCGACTCTCCTGGGGCAGCACTGCTGTCCAGCTCTTCATCCTAACAGTGGTGACATTTGGCCTGCTGGCCCCCCTGGCCTGTCACCGACTTCTGCACTCTTACTTCTATCTGCGCCATTGGCATCTGAACCAAATGAGCCAAGAGTTCCTGCAGCAAAGCTTGAAAGAGGGTGAGGCTGCCCTCCACTATTTTGAGGAGCTTCCCTCTGCCAATGGCTCAGTGCCCATTGTCTGGCAGGCCACACCCCGGCCCTGGCTGGTGATCACCATCATCACTGTGGACAGACAGCCTGGCTTCCACTACGTCCTGCAGGTGGTGTCCCAGTTCCACCGGCTTCTTCAGCAATGTGGCCCCCAGTGCGAGGGGCACCAACTCTTCCTGTGCAACGTGGAGCGTAGTGTGAGCCATTTTGATGCCAAGTTGCTCTCCAAGTACGTCCCTGTGGCCAATCGCTATGAGGGCACTGAGGATGATTATGGTGATGACCCTTCAACCAATTCGTTTGAGAAAGAGAAGCAGGACTATGTCTATTGCCTGGAGTCATCCCTGCAGACCTACAACCCAGACTACGTCCTGATGGTGGAAGACGATGCTGTTCCAGAAGAGCAGATCTTCCCAGTCTTGGAGCATCTTCTGCGGGCTCGCTTCTCTGAGCCACATCTCAGAGATGCCCTTTATCTCAAGCTCTATCACCCCGAGAGGCTCCAGCACTACATCAACCCAGAGCCCATGCGGATCCTGGAGTGGGTTGGTGTAGGCATGTTGCTGGGGCCCTTACTAACCTGGATATACATGAGGTTTGCCAGCCGCCCAGGGTTTAGCTGGCCTGTAATGCTCTTCTTCTCCCTGTATAGCATGGGTCTGGTGGAGCTGGTGGGTCGACACTATTTCCTGGAACTGCGGCGGCTGAGTCCTTCCCTGTACAGCGTGGTTCCTGCCTCTCAGTGTTGCACCCCAGCCATGCTCTTCCCTGCACCTGCGGCCCGCCGGACCCTCACCTACCTGTCCCAAGTGTACTGCCACAAGGGCTTTGGCAAGGACATGGCACTGTACTCGCTGTTGAGGGCCAAGGGAGAGAGGGCCTATGTAGTGGAGCCGAACCTCGTGAAACACATTGGGCTCTTCTCCAGTCTCCGGTACAACTTTCATCCCAGTCTCCTCTAG